Genomic segment of Salvia hispanica cultivar TCC Black 2014 chromosome 2, UniMelb_Shisp_WGS_1.0, whole genome shotgun sequence:
ATGatgttttctttcattttgataTTGGCACCCCGAAACATTTAGTATCAGGACTCAGTTTTAGATCATagtagaatatattttatgctGCTGTGGAGGACTAAATTCACGATTATAGAATgcataaaaaagaagatattttGTGCAACATAAGCATCAATTCATGTCTGGTGTTACGATTTTGACTCATATAGTCTTATCTTTCAGTGAAGTCTGTCATATGCTAGACatcattttacctttttgaCATATGGACTATGAGTGACTCAGCTTCAGTTAAGATCtgcatttccatttttgttttttcttgtcGTATCATGTATGGTTAAAATGCTGTGCTGGCTTCATCAATGATACAGTACTATATTTCTGAACAGTTAAAGACTGGAGGGCTTGTTGTTTGGGGGAGGAAAGACTTTCTTGCTGTTTATAGAGGGTGCAATTATGGGTCTTGTTTGAGAAATCTTCGAAATGTGAATTACAACTCTACTGGCGATCAAGGAAATTCTTCCTCAACTATTGATTACCAAAATACCATAATTGTTGCTCAAGTAACTTCTGGTGGAAGTAACCCGGATGAGTTGATTCATGTGAGGGATGGTAAATgggaaaattttcatatggCATCACTATATGAAAGAGAAGCTGATAGGTTACTGGATGAGTTAGGCCCTCGCTTTGTTGATTGGTGGATGCAAAAGCCTTTACCGGTTGATGGAGACATGCTTCCAGCTGTCGTTCCAGGATATATGACACCTTTCAGGCTGTGTCCACCTTTTACTAGCGCAAAGCTTGCAGATGCTGAGCTTACATATTTGAGGAAGCTTGCTcgccttcaaccaactcattTTGTTCTAGGTTATTACTTTCTTCTCTTGTATTATACTACCcctgtccaaaaaaaaatagacaagttataattgacatgaattttaatgcaccattggtaaagtaagagagagggagggaaAAAGTGgtgaaagtagtgttagtggattgtgggtccacAATTAGAATGATGTTTAAGgttaatatttgtttaaaaatatatagatttggtctaattttggtggacaccccaaaattagtctaatttttctgtacggaggtagtaatattgTTGTTCTGAACTCAAATCAATTTTAGGTTGGAGTTTCGGATTACTATGCAGCTTGATCCATCTGGTTTACATTTCAGTCCAACAGGCACTAACATGTATATTTTGCATATATGTCTCCATGTAAAATTGCTATACCAATAGTTCTGatagaattttgtttttgagtATTCTGAAGGAAGAAACAGGAATCTCCAAGGACTAGCTGCAGCAATCCTAAAATTGTGGGAAAAAAGCCATATAGCAAAGATCGCTTTAAAGTGGGGAGTCCCAAACACTGACAATGAACAAATGGCTAATGAGCTCAAGGCAAGTCTGGTTGAAATATGATACtgtatgattttgattttgtatgtCTGTTGTGAGTCAATTTAGTATGTTGCGATATTACAGCATTGGCTATGTTCTAGTATATCTGTTGATGAACGAAAGTCTTAGCTAGGGATGGGTATATGTTTGGATACAAATGTTGAATCAAGCTGAAAGTCTGAAACAAACTATTTTTTAGATTCTCTTAGGTTAAGAAGTGCATAGATAGAAGTCAGTGTTTGGTAATTAGGTTAGTTGGTCTAAAGTATCAATTAAGAGAATGATTTTTGTATATCTATAAAACTGACTTGCTACAAACATCATAGATTTGGAGAATCTAGAAATGTCTACGAACTTCTCCATCTATGGAAGTAGAATTATATTGTCATAGTGAGGGCTAATATGTAGGATCTTTATTAgatatataattgatgtgCTAATATGATATCAAAGGTAACCAGCCGCAGAATTTATGTTTGCATCCCTTATCAATAAGGTCATAGAACAACAGTAGAAACAAGCTATGATTTCATGTAAGACTTTCATTACAAATGAAATATTCTCATCTATCACATTGTTCCTGTTGCAGAAACTTACTGGAGGAGTTCTTTTACTGCGTAATAAGTTCTTGATAATTCTCTATAGAGGCAAGGATTTTGTTCCCTCTGAAGTTGCAAAAGTAGTGGCTGAACGAGAAACAGAGCTCACACATTGCCAACTTCATGAAGAAGCTGCCAGACTAAGAGCTAGTGAAAGCTTCTCCATTACTAGCAAACATTTAGTTAGCTCGGACGTCATGGGAACTTTATCTGAGTTTCATAGAATGCAGTCAGAAATTGGGAGCCTGAAGAAAGCGAACACAGAAGTTGATGTTAAGCTGGAAGCTGAAAGGGAAAGATTAGAGAAAGAACTAAAAGATCAAGAACAAAAGCTCTTCCTTGTAAGATTTAGTGTTTCATATTGcgttttgttttttactattatagcAAGTAACGTGGAAATACACATTTGTTTACTTTACAGCTTAAGAAGAAGATTGAGAAATCCGCAAAGGTATTAAACAAACTGAGAAATGAATCAAGACTACCTGATGAAGAACCGGATCTGGAGATTATATCCAAAGAGGAAAGAGTGTGCTTGCGTGAGATGGGGTTAAGGATCAGTAGTAGCTTAGTGCTTGGTAAGAAGAAAATCTCATcttacaatttttctttacttattactccctcctttTCCTAAAAATTGGAACTTTTGAAACGacatgggttttaatgcaaaattggtaaagtaagagagggatagaaagagtttctatttttaggaaacgaaccaaaaaagaaagagtttttatttttaggaaacggagggggtattattttcttatgttGACAATGGTGTGAATTCCAGTTAATACACACCTGATACGGTGCATGACTCAAAGTTTTATTGTTCTCATAAGTTACCTTAAGTAATTTAATCATGTTCTCAAAACCTGTGTGTCCCCAAAAACTCTCAATATTCACTTTCAATGTGTCGGGATCCAGGACTCTGTTTATACCTATAGCCACCCTAGCTTTGCTTGTTAGTAAGAGCTTTATCAAATCTTgaatagattattttaatactattagttACAGCCGAACACATGCATTTTTACTTTTAGGTAATGAGTATGAAACTTTCGTATTGATTTCTCACTCATATGAACTTCTATATGACATGTTATGACTACAGGAAGGTGTGGAGTTTATGATGGTGTCATAGAAGGAATGCATCAACACTGGAAGCACAGAGAAATTGTGAAAGTGATTACGATGCAGAAATCTTTTTTGCAGGTCATGCATACAGCAAAATTTGTTGAGGCAGAAAGTGGTGGGATCTTGGTTGATGTAGTTAAGCTGAAAGAAGGGCATGCGATTATAATTTATCGTGGTAAAAACTATAAACGACCTAAGTCAGCTGCAGTAAATTTGCTGAACAAAAAGGAGGCATTATCCAGGTCACTGGAAATCCAAAGACATGGAGTAAGTATCTCTGAGCTCATAAACATATAGATGAActtgtctttttttttcagtttttttctTAGTTCAATAAactttagtttatttttaaaaaaagaaggtCATAAACACGTGACACCATTTTTTGCTTGTTTTGCGAATGAGAGTGCTTATACTTTAGCTTTTCCTTCTTCCTCTCCAATAGTCATTGAAGTTCTTCGCCAGGCAACGGGAACAGGCAATCTGTGATATCAAGCAAAAGCTGGTatgtatatttcttttttactttctgAAATTTGATGCAGTTTTTCAAGAGGATTTATGAATGATGATTGATTAATGATAAACAAATGTTATGAATTGTCTTGACTAAACTGCTTCAATTTTCATCCTCCACACTGTCTCATGTGTGATAACTCTGAGTGACCTTGGATCATATGCACAAATTTGCAGGATGAGCATTCAGAAAAGATAGGATAATTGCTGAAGCTGATAAGTGACATGGGGATTGTGCTGTGAGCCACACGTAGGTTTGAAATTGGCAGCTTTTGGGATGTGCTATCTGTGGTCTGATAAAAGCATTCTGCAGAGGGTTTTTTGGTGAGCCTATAAGTTATACATTCTTTATCACGAGCCATATAAAATTGACCGTAAACGAGGTAATGACAGGACTTGTTGAACTGGGAAATACCATCTATCCTCTCTGCACAAAGTACAATCGGATTCGTTCAGGATACTGAGTTAGCACTTTACATCTGCAGTACTTATAGAAGAAATGTAGGAGAGCTTACCATTGCCGAGAACAAAGGTCAGATCACATCACCTGGTAAGTATATAACTTACTGGGCATAAATTCATAGACTAGAGCCTTATTGTTTCTCTCATAACAAAATCCCAAGAGATTGACAATGTTGACATGGGAGGTTCTACGTATGCTGGCGACCTCATCAACAAATTCTTGTGCATCATCATGGGTTTTCTTTAAGAGCCACAAGCTGGCCATCAGGTAGCTTCCCTTTGTATATAACTCCATAGCCTCCTTTGCCTAGTTTTTCTGTGAAGGactgtcattttttttttttttttcgtctCAATATCGTTTTGGAGCTAGAGATCCATGCTTGATTACAGATTTGTCAAGACTCTATTGGTTTTTCTTGCCCTGATTACACCATCCACATTGTCTTGTAACACAGTAGATGATGTCGGATATAAGAAGACCAAGGTGGTGTTTGGTCTGGGATGCTGTTATAAGAGCCACAAAGGCTTGAAATGCCGGGTTGCTCAGGCAATCACCATATTATGATTTAAACAACAGCATCCAACTTGCTTAGAACTCCCAtgaaaatagagaaattaGAGAACATCACAGAAAGCAAATGAACATACAAGTAGAAGTAAAATGATATGCATAGAATATTTACCTTGTCAATGACAGTAGAATCTAATCCATCTACAAGTTGGTCATCTTCATCtttttcctcttcctcttcaaaATCATCTTCAATTGCACTTCTTCGAGGCTCAAGAGAACCAATTCCTTCAAGAGTCCATCTGCAAGCACAAAGTTAAGCTGATATTCAGAACAGACCAATAAATATTGCACATACatcaaacaaaagaaacaaccAATGAATGGGCTATCAAACAtggaatataaatttttgCTGAATCAGAAATTAGAAATTGGATATGCTCAAAGAAATGGGTAACTGtgatttacaaattttagaGGCATGTTCACTTAATAGTTAATACAATAACAATTTCTACTAGTTCATATAATGGTCAATTAGACACTGTAAAATGTTCATTAAACATTATTATCTCAGTGATCATCTTGTTCTGCATTCTCAAGTTCATTGTTCCACCTATAGAGAACCACACTCACCATTCATAACAACAAACAGGTTTAGGCCAAAGATTAAGATGTCTTGGTCAGTAGTTCTACAAATTTAATGGAAACAGGTTAGCGAGATAAAATTGACTGTGGGAGATTCAAATTTAGCATTATGGTAGTAGCTGTTCACATTACCTGCAAACTTAACAGTAAGGAGATTAAAGGTCCaccaaataatatttcatcataTAAAGTGAAGATATTACaagaaaactgaaataaacaCCTAAACACAATAAGAACCTTTCTCTGTCTGTTATTATCTGTcattagttgttttttttttcggtcTATTCGTTAATACTTGTCACACTTACTTACTTGTTATTGCTTTtggtaataaattttatataagaccaactcatttcactcatattttattataaaattaataaactatataaaagtataattcACATTCCGTAACTTTAGTCTACctattttctttacattttttaaaacacgaGTCAAATCAACACATGAAAATTAATGGCggacaaaacaaatattatgcttcacttctaaattaattactttaataatatcgattgaataaaaaaaatcaaatactcctacaaaataaatctgactagatattttattaattttcagccctatattattttctctgtcTGATAAAAATAGTTGCATATGTAATCCAAAAGTGGACAAAACAATCAAAGCAATGAAGATGCACTACAAgtggagtattaattacaAGAATAATGATTGCATGATAAAGTAATAAtgttacataaaaaaaacgtATACACCATTCATGATCTTGGTGGCAAACTGGTTATCAAAAGCACTTCACGAGTAATTTTTCCATGTCTAGGTCTTTAAAGCGGTATTTTTCTTActctatatatttaaaaagtgcaaactccattttcttgaactaattttgaaattcactTGATTATAAtaggaattaattttgatttttaaaggatacatcaaaatagaaaaatataattactagagatgaaaaatatagtactaattaaattaattgataatgtTTGATAATTAGATCTCTCTATTTAAACAAAGGTCTCCACATTTTTAGGCAGGGAGGTGTTGAGATTAGATACGGAGACACGTCTCCGAGGAACCTTGTCCAAGAGATCAGCATGACCCGACCTTGTgtaaatagatttatatgcattttgtgatttaaaaaaatcacaaaatacgTATAAACattaatgtaattagtttGAGCTTCAGATTTGCTTCACTGACCGTGTAACTTTGTGTATCTCACTTTCTTGCTATTGTTACATGCTTGCATTTTTCACATTCTATTTTCAGAAGAAGGTGGAAATAGAAATGTGATATGTGAGTTGTGAGTGGAGAAGTGTCTGAAGTAAGAAGACGAGGACTACACATAATTCACATGTTTATGATGAGGAATTAAGACTCTCTGAAACTCTAAAGTTAACAGAAATTGAACTAATTTCAAAGAAATAGTATTCATTCTTTTAACGTTTTATTACTACTCGCGATGCAATTAGTGACGCCGCTAATGATGAAACTGATAATTGTATATAGAAATTTGCATacttagtttaattttattgtaattaactaattattatggcatttttagttttcccgcttttgtttaattaattactaattatcgaaataaaacttttcagattttgtttatttttaaaacattctTTGATTCGTTGAATAATTAAAGGAGAGACTTCTGGGgcttttaataatttcagctgtgtttcattaatttaaatccATTTTTGTTATAAGAAAACTCAACggaaaaaacaacaaattgaaAAGGTAGAGGATGAATTGGAGGAATGGATACATGTTAGCAACGGAACTCTTCCAACTAAATGCAGAATGAATTGCAAACGGCAATTGAGTTGAAAATCCCAGAGCTTAATCACTGATGATTAACTCCAATTACGTCTGACAGATCGGTACATCACTACacctctcttctctctcctgATTCGTCCGTCAATTGCAAAGGATCCCACCCGGATGCTGATCATCGCCTTTCTGGATTTGATCCCATTCATTGCTTCAATTCGCAAACCCTGTCTCTCTATTGGCGCCATTGCCCACATCTGGATTGCCTTCTCATTCACatctctcattttttcatgAGAATGAATTTTGATGCCGCAAAGAAGGAATCGGTGATCGCGACCTCTTAAAAGGATGTGGTTTTCCTTTTGGCGATCCAGGGATAGACTATCGTTACATGAACTCAGG
This window contains:
- the LOC125205020 gene encoding chloroplastic group IIA intron splicing facilitator CRS1, chloroplastic isoform X2; its protein translation is MSATPFLFASFASHSTNFTSSTSFIHTFITPNCSNGKRRMDCASASEDSYANSSESIPNSRSTSKAPTAPWITEEALFNEMESLKRRPKKADRVGEHPDQDLTGKVGGGRGRLAMKKIFKSFQKLQDLGAPGINPNNPNFNFAPGVLCGIGDNLGVAEAEEKGMAAPGNGVKSKKLPWEREEKMVIRRAKKEKVVTAAELSLDAMLLERLRHEAALVRKWVKVMKAGVTQAVVDQVQLIWRDNELALLKFDVPLCRNMDRAREIVELKTGGLVVWGRKDFLAVYRGCNYGSCLRNLRNVNYNSTGDQGNSSSTIDYQNTIIVAQVTSGGSNPDELIHVRDGKWENFHMASLYEREADRLLDELGPRFVDWWMQKPLPVDGDMLPAVVPGYMTPFRLCPPFTSAKLADAELTYLRKLARLQPTHFVLGRNRNLQGLAAAILKLWEKSHIAKIALKWGVPNTDNEQMANELKKLTGGVLLLRNKFLIILYRGKDFVPSEVAKVVAERETELTHCQLHEEAARLRASESFSITSKHLVSSDVMGTLSEFHRMQSEIGSLKKANTEVDVKLEAERERLEKELKDQEQKLFLLKKKIEKSAKVLNKLRNESRLPDEEPDLEIISKEERVCLREMGLRISSSLVLGRCGVYDGVIEGMHQHWKHREIVKVITMQKSFLQVMHTAKFVEAESGGILVDVVKLKEGHAIIIYRGKNYKRPKSAAVNLLNKKEALSRSLEIQRHGATGTGNL
- the LOC125205020 gene encoding chloroplastic group IIA intron splicing facilitator CRS1, chloroplastic isoform X1; translation: MSATPFLFASFASHSTNFTSSTSFIHTFITPNCSNGKRRMDCASASEDSYANSSESIPNSRSTSKAPTAPWITEEALFNEMESLKRRPKKADRVGEHPDQDLTGKVGGGRGRLAMKKIFKSFQKLQDLGAPGINPNNPNFNFAPGVLCGIGDNLGVAEAEEKGMAAPGNGVKSKKLPWEREEKMVIRRAKKEKVVTAAELSLDAMLLERLRHEAALVRKWVKVMKAGVTQAVVDQVQLIWRDNELALLKFDVPLCRNMDRAREIVELKTGGLVVWGRKDFLAVYRGCNYGSCLRNLRNVNYNSTGDQGNSSSTIDYQNTIIVAQVTSGGSNPDELIHVRDGKWENFHMASLYEREADRLLDELGPRFVDWWMQKPLPVDGDMLPAVVPGYMTPFRLCPPFTSAKLADAELTYLRKLARLQPTHFVLGRNRNLQGLAAAILKLWEKSHIAKIALKWGVPNTDNEQMANELKKLTGGVLLLRNKFLIILYRGKDFVPSEVAKVVAERETELTHCQLHEEAARLRASESFSITSKHLVSSDVMGTLSEFHRMQSEIGSLKKANTEVDVKLEAERERLEKELKDQEQKLFLLKKKIEKSAKVLNKLRNESRLPDEEPDLEIISKEERVCLREMGLRISSSLVLGRCGVYDGVIEGMHQHWKHREIVKVITMQKSFLQVMHTAKFVEAESGGILVDVVKLKEGHAIIIYRGKNYKRPKSAAVNLLNKKEALSRSLEIQRHGSLKFFARQREQAICDIKQKLDEHSEKIG